Within the Ciona intestinalis chromosome 13, KH, whole genome shotgun sequence genome, the region TGGGAACACCACCATGCAAATATGCTGTAGTTGGATTGGGTTCCTTGGCACGATCGGAAATCACTCTGTACTCAGATTTCGAACACATTATTGTTCTTGATAATGATGCCAAGATGAAAGATCGGGAGTACTTCAGATGGTTCACCACAATCTTCAACGTCATCTTGATCAACCTCGGAGAAACCGCGATCAACTGTGTTGCAGTTCCAAGTATAAACCCCAGGTATAGAGACTGGTTTACAGACATTGTTACACCAAATGGGGTAACGTTTGATGGGATAGTAGCCCACGCTTGCATACGCCCACTTGGACGACCAGCAACTAAAAACAAACCCTGGAAGACTGAATTTATTACACTAGTCGATGAAATGGTTGAATACTTGGATAGTGATGAAGGCAACGACCAGGGATATCATGTGGCTGGTGCTTTATCCAAGGCTTGCTTTGTAGCTGGCAATGAAGAAATTTGTGCTAAATATCAAGAAAAGGCTCATCTTAGGATTAAAGAGAatgatgaaaaaaattatttgttggCTGTGCACAAACAAATAGCAGAAAATTTACGAAACTTTGACGTAATGTGTTGTTGGGTTTGCAAAGCTACAACATAAAGAAAGCAATCTACAGAGGTGCAACCATCTTTCTATCAGCCATCGGTCGATTACATTCACTACAAGCATCATCTTGCTTTGATATCATTGATGGATTGAAAGATATTGGCGAATGCAGTGAAGAAATGGCGCACCAACTCCAGTTCATGGTGGCAGTGGCTTGTGAGGTTCGCGCCAAAGTTTATCATTCGAAGAAACAACAAGATGATAATCCTATGGAGGATTCTGGATATGAAGATCTTACCCCGCGTTTGATTgaaattgttggaaaacaaagCTTGGTTTCTTTCATAGAAATAATGTTAACTCTGCAGCGATTCCtggtttctttttttaaaacaacaccaAACACGCTGGAAAAAGGACATCACGATATATGGGGAAATAAATTTACACAGCATCGTGGTGGAGTTAGAATGCAAACTTTACTTTTTCTCCATTTAACTGAAGAATTGGTAAAACATACCAAAGAAACAATTTCCTCAACCCCAGCTGAAATAATTCCAATTCATACGAATGTTGTTTTAGCTGCATTTGAAAGCAAGGAATATGATCTGGTTATCGAAATATGTTCAAAGGTTGATTATTCTAACTATACAGTCGATCAGAACTTTGAGTATAAAGTTTATGAGTTGGCAAGCATTGTAAATCGATCATACAATGAGgagacaaaatattttgaaggTTCAAGATCAGTAGTTGAAGCCAAGGTCCAAGAATTGGAAGATATGTTGAAAACTAATGAACTAAGcatttatttggtttataCCCTTAAAATATACTCTAATACATTAATGTTGCTTAACGATGGTAAGGTTCCCAACACTTCCAGCATTCATGCAGTTTGGAAACAGGTTTTAAACTTGATGTGTCATGATACAAGCGATACAGTTAAAATTGAAACACTGTGCGTATATGCTGAATTTTTGATGAAAAATGATCAATACACAGAAGCATTTATACTACTGGATGAAGCCAAACAATTGATGCAACCGTACAAgaatacaacaacatatatgCACA harbors:
- the LOC113474821 gene encoding uncharacterized protein LOC113474821, with the translated sequence MAHQLQFMVAVACEVRAKVYHSKKQQDDNPMEDSGYEDLTPRLIEIVGKQSLVSFIEIMLTLQRFLVSFFKTTPNTLEKGHHDIWGNKFTQHRGGVRMQTLLFLHLTEELVKHTKETISSTPAEIIPIHTNVVLAAFESKEYDLVIEICSKVDYSNYTVDQNFEYKVYELASIVNRSYNEETKYFEGSRSVVEAKVQELEDMLKTNELSIYLVYTLKIYSNTLMLLNDGKVPNTSSIHAVWKQVLNLMCHDTSDTVKIETLCVYAEFLMKNDQYTEAFILLDEAKQLMQPYKNTTTYMHRHLYQAYAFCYHDTGRYYEAFICGLEYVRSGTSVTNQYLMTLNKG